AAACCTCCTAAATAGTAAGGATTCATTTCTTTCATATTGGCTGATAACATCAAATTAGGTTTTTTTATTGAACTTCTTGTTCCAAAACCTAATATTATACTCTCAGCACCATTTAATAGTGCCTTTTTTCCAATAATATCTTTTTCGTCTTTAATAATCATATTTTCCAATGGGTTATACATACCACATCCAGAAAATGAAGATTCTCCTTTTTTTAATGGTAATCTATGAAATATAGTATTAACTTCTTCATCAGACAAATTTGTTATTGCAGTGTAATTTTTAAAAGCCATTCTCGTTCCAATCATTTTTGCTGTTGGTAAATCTTCAATAGTTACCTCATTTTTATAAGTTTTATTACCACATACTGCTTTTGCCTCTACAACCTTACCTTTAACCAAATCTTTAAATAAAAATCCAACTTCTCCATAAAATATTGCATCAACTTTTCCTAAGTATTCATTAGGGCAAACTCCTACAAGGCCTTTAATATCATTTAAATATATTTCATCTGCTTTTTTAAAAATCTCATTAAAAGGGATGTGAAAAACTCCCATAGTTCCTGACATTATTCCACAAGTTGCAGTTGTAACTATATCTACCTCATCTATTTTATCCTCCTCATTATTTCTAATGTATTTTTTTAATTCATTTACAGTTATAACCCTTAAATAATTTTCCAAACTGCCACCTTTTTTTATTTGTTAATATTTATGAAGTTTTTTACTCAATTCTATCAATCTTCTGATTCTCTCCTCAGTTGGAGGATGAGTTGAGAATAGTTTCATTATAAAATCTGATCTAAATGGATTTACAATAAATAAGTGAGAAGTTGCTGGATTTCCCTTTTCTAATGGATACTTCTGAACTCCTTCTTCCAACTTAGATAATGCATTAGCCAACCATAAAGGATGAGTCAATTTAGCCCCTTCTTCATCAGCGTAAAACTCTCTCTGTCTCGAAATTGCAAACTGTATTAATGTTGCCGCAATTGGTGCTAATATCAACAATAAAATTAGTCCAA
The sequence above is drawn from the Methanocaldococcus sp. genome and encodes:
- a CDS encoding methanogenesis marker 16 metalloprotein; the protein is MENYLRVITVNELKKYIRNNEEDKIDEVDIVTTATCGIMSGTMGVFHIPFNEIFKKADEIYLNDIKGLVGVCPNEYLGKVDAIFYGEVGFLFKDLVKGKVVEAKAVCGNKTYKNEVTIEDLPTAKMIGTRMAFKNYTAITNLSDEEVNTIFHRLPLKKGESSFSGCGMYNPLENMIIKDEKDIIGKKALLNGAESIILGFGTRSSIKKPNLMLSANMKEMNPYYLGGFLTSSGIEIYNTVAIPVKVDEHKESLKKLDKDIALPLVNIFGREIIDVGNYAEVWENVDLRPKIYPDRCKECKECLAEKYCPTFAIKRENGKIMITEDCFGCGICNICPYGVFKTKLGSICGIPITCRQSDRKRALKLAKELKKKIENGEFKI